Proteins from a genomic interval of Deinococcus detaillensis:
- a CDS encoding restriction endonuclease, translating to MAVLDYQTLMRPLLEALQDGQVQTMQAVTAKLVAHFQLTQRELEELLPSGRQTTFANRVGWAKTYLSKAQVVQTVGRGNVQITARGRELLERVSGRIVQNDLKVYPEFQAFKVAGRGKQDTQAGPSLSAVESIDVSPEEQLDQLYTELSAALADELLSQVRALTPQQFEILVVQLLVAMGYGGSVRDAGQALGRSGDNGIDGVVKQDPLGLDKVYIQAKQWASNVGSQEVRNFSDSLTYHKASKGVLITTAGFSPSANDTARQIGNIILIDGETLAELMIQYGVGVITRTTYQIKKVDSDFFEGI from the coding sequence ATGGCCGTTCTCGATTATCAAACCCTGATGCGTCCCCTGCTAGAAGCCCTGCAAGACGGCCAAGTTCAGACTATGCAAGCGGTGACCGCGAAGTTGGTGGCGCATTTCCAGTTGACCCAGAGGGAGCTTGAAGAACTCTTGCCGAGTGGCAGGCAAACCACGTTTGCCAATCGTGTTGGCTGGGCCAAAACTTACCTCAGCAAAGCGCAAGTGGTGCAAACGGTGGGGCGCGGCAATGTGCAAATCACAGCGCGTGGCCGTGAGCTGTTGGAACGTGTCTCAGGCCGCATCGTCCAAAATGACCTGAAAGTCTATCCAGAGTTTCAAGCTTTTAAAGTCGCTGGACGCGGGAAGCAGGACACTCAAGCCGGGCCAAGTTTGAGCGCAGTTGAATCCATTGACGTCTCCCCCGAAGAACAGCTTGACCAGCTCTACACCGAACTCAGCGCCGCCCTTGCCGACGAACTCCTCAGCCAAGTCCGCGCCCTGACACCGCAACAATTTGAAATTTTGGTGGTGCAACTCCTGGTGGCGATGGGCTACGGCGGCAGCGTGCGCGACGCGGGTCAGGCGCTGGGCCGCAGCGGTGACAACGGCATTGACGGCGTGGTCAAGCAAGACCCGCTCGGCTTAGACAAAGTTTATATTCAGGCCAAGCAGTGGGCCAGCAACGTGGGCAGTCAGGAAGTTCGCAACTTTTCCGACAGCCTGACCTACCACAAAGCCTCAAAAGGCGTGCTGATCACCACCGCTGGCTTCAGTCCCAGCGCCAACGACACCGCCCGCCAGATCGGCAACATCATCTTGATTGACGGCGAAACGCTGGCCGAGTTGATGATCCAGTACGGCGTGGGCGTGATCACCCGCACCACTTACCAGATCAAAAAAGTAGACAGCGATTTCTTTGAGGGCATCTAA
- the ilvD gene encoding dihydroxy-acid dehydratase, with translation MTDTAQKTKLNWNSYHVTQGDERAPNRAMMRAVGFQDGDFEKPIIGVAHAQSNITPCNNGLGELAGHITDAIREGGGMPQVYGTITVSDGISMGTEGMKCSLVSREVIADSIETVSRGQSHDGVIVVGGCDKNMPGAMIGIARLNIPAIFVYGGTTKPGHYAGKDLTIVSVFEAVGALGAGKMSREDFNEIERRACPGNGSCGGMYTANTMSSAFEAMGMSLPFSSTMSAVDAEKATSSADSARALLKLIEHNVRPLDILTKKAFENAITVIMAVGGSTNAVLHLMAIAHACDVDLTLEDFERIREATPVFCDLKPSGNYVATDLHEVGGIPRVMKMLLKVGLLHGECLTVTGKTIAENLADEQDTPDAGQDVIRPYDQPLYAQGHLAILRGNLAPEGSVAKISGLKSIKITGPARVFESEEESMHAIMSDQIKAGDVLVIRYEGPKGGPGMREMLSPTSAIIGKGLGDSVGLITDGRFSGGTFGLVVGHVAPEAYVGGPIALVQEGDTIELNAETCQLTLHVDEAEIERRRQAWVQPEPRYKRGVLAKYAKLVSSAAVGAYTD, from the coding sequence ATGACCGATACCGCTCAAAAGACCAAGCTCAACTGGAATTCCTACCACGTCACTCAGGGCGACGAACGCGCCCCCAACCGCGCCATGATGCGGGCGGTGGGTTTTCAAGACGGCGACTTTGAAAAGCCGATCATTGGGGTGGCGCACGCCCAGAGCAACATCACGCCCTGCAACAACGGCCTCGGCGAGCTGGCTGGCCACATCACCGACGCCATTCGTGAAGGCGGCGGGATGCCGCAGGTTTACGGCACCATCACGGTGTCTGACGGCATCAGCATGGGCACCGAGGGAATGAAGTGCAGCTTGGTAAGCCGTGAGGTGATCGCCGACAGCATCGAAACCGTTTCACGGGGCCAGTCACACGACGGCGTGATCGTGGTGGGCGGCTGCGACAAAAATATGCCGGGGGCAATGATCGGGATTGCCCGTTTGAACATCCCGGCTATTTTTGTGTATGGCGGCACCACCAAACCCGGCCACTACGCCGGAAAAGACCTGACCATCGTCAGCGTGTTCGAAGCGGTGGGAGCACTTGGCGCAGGCAAAATGAGCCGCGAAGACTTCAACGAAATCGAGCGCCGCGCTTGTCCGGGCAACGGCTCTTGCGGCGGCATGTACACCGCCAACACCATGAGTAGCGCCTTCGAAGCGATGGGCATGAGCTTGCCGTTTTCCAGCACCATGAGCGCGGTGGACGCTGAGAAAGCCACCTCCAGCGCCGACAGCGCCCGCGCCCTGCTCAAACTCATTGAGCACAACGTCCGCCCGCTGGACATCCTAACCAAGAAGGCTTTTGAAAATGCCATCACGGTCATCATGGCCGTCGGCGGCTCGACCAATGCCGTGCTGCACCTGATGGCGATTGCCCACGCCTGCGACGTTGATTTGACGCTGGAAGACTTCGAGCGCATCCGTGAGGCCACGCCGGTCTTCTGCGATCTCAAGCCTAGCGGGAACTATGTCGCCACCGATTTGCACGAAGTCGGCGGCATTCCCAGAGTCATGAAAATGCTGCTGAAGGTGGGCCTCTTGCACGGCGAGTGCCTGACCGTGACGGGCAAGACCATCGCCGAGAACTTGGCCGACGAGCAGGACACTCCCGACGCCGGGCAAGACGTCATTCGGCCTTACGATCAACCGCTGTACGCGCAGGGACACCTCGCCATTTTGCGCGGCAACCTCGCGCCGGAAGGCTCGGTGGCCAAAATCAGCGGCCTAAAATCCATCAAAATTACTGGCCCGGCCCGCGTGTTCGAATCGGAAGAAGAATCTATGCACGCCATTATGTCAGACCAGATCAAAGCTGGTGACGTGCTGGTGATTCGCTACGAGGGGCCGAAAGGCGGGCCGGGGATGCGGGAAATGCTCTCGCCCACTTCGGCCATCATTGGCAAGGGCCTCGGCGACAGCGTGGGCCTGATCACCGACGGCAGGTTTTCAGGTGGCACTTTTGGGCTGGTCGTCGGCCACGTCGCGCCGGAAGCGTATGTGGGCGGGCCGATTGCTTTGGTACAGGAAGGCGACACCATCGAGCTGAACGCCGAAACCTGCCAGCTGACTTTGCACGTAGACGAAGCCGAGATCGAGCGCCGCCGCCAAGCATGGGTGCAGCCGGAGCCGAGGTATAAGCGCGGGGTGCTGGCCAAGTACGCCAAATTGGTGAGCAGCGCGGCAGTGGGAGCGTATACGGACTGA
- a CDS encoding glucose-1-phosphate thymidylyltransferase: MKGIIPAAGLGTRLRPLTFTRPKPVLKVAGKPIIIHAIETLQAAGIDDIAIIVSDLTRTEIEYTLSAVSGVRIALIDQHQQLGLGHAVAMAREWAAGEDVCVYLGDNLFEFGISSFAQQFERERPAALIALVEVADPSAFGVARLEGQRIVELIEKPKTLVSNLAVAGAYFFSSRIFEALDGLPPSARGEYEITDAIQRLITEGDTVLGQRVQGWWKDTGKPIDLLDANRLLLERIEARVEGEVVNSRISGRVQIPASAKVINSKIVGPVLLGEDVIIEDAYVGPFTSIGQGSMIRNAEIEHSVIESFVRIENVEIRLQDCLIGLRAIVRGGRRIPRTLKLTLSDASEVELT, from the coding sequence ATGAAAGGCATTATTCCCGCCGCTGGTTTGGGCACCCGCCTCAGGCCCCTCACCTTCACACGACCTAAACCTGTTCTCAAGGTCGCGGGGAAACCGATCATCATCCACGCTATTGAGACGCTACAAGCAGCCGGAATCGACGATATCGCCATCATTGTCTCCGATCTGACGCGTACCGAAATCGAGTACACGCTCAGTGCCGTGAGTGGAGTGCGTATCGCCTTGATTGATCAACACCAGCAGCTCGGGCTGGGCCACGCCGTTGCAATGGCGCGGGAGTGGGCCGCAGGTGAGGACGTGTGCGTCTACTTGGGCGACAACTTGTTTGAATTCGGCATCAGCAGTTTTGCCCAGCAATTTGAGCGTGAACGTCCCGCCGCCCTCATCGCATTGGTCGAAGTGGCTGATCCCAGCGCTTTTGGAGTGGCCCGTCTAGAAGGGCAGCGCATCGTCGAGCTGATTGAGAAACCCAAAACGCTCGTCAGCAACTTGGCGGTGGCAGGCGCTTACTTTTTCTCCAGCCGAATCTTCGAAGCGCTTGACGGTTTACCACCTTCAGCACGCGGTGAGTACGAGATTACTGACGCGATTCAGCGTTTAATTACTGAGGGCGACACTGTGCTGGGCCAGCGCGTGCAGGGCTGGTGGAAAGATACCGGCAAACCAATCGATCTGCTCGACGCCAACCGCTTGCTGCTGGAGCGGATCGAGGCCCGCGTCGAAGGGGAAGTGGTCAATTCGCGGATTAGTGGGCGGGTACAAATTCCGGCTTCGGCAAAAGTCATCAACAGCAAGATTGTCGGCCCGGTCTTGCTCGGTGAAGACGTCATCATTGAAGACGCTTATGTGGGGCCGTTTACCAGCATCGGGCAGGGCAGCATGATTCGCAACGCTGAGATCGAGCACAGCGTCATCGAGTCGTTTGTCAGAATCGAAAATGTGGAGATCCGCTTGCAAGACTGCTTGATCGGGCTGCGAGCCATCGTCAGAGGGGGGCGGCGCATCCCGCGTACCCTCAAACTGACCTTATCGGATGCCAGCGAAGTGGAGCTGACTTAA
- a CDS encoding polysaccharide biosynthesis tyrosine autokinase, whose translation MSDRYRENQPLDTVENEIELGVLWRGIRRRLPIILALTFLIGLLTYFWSRSQPRVYEASSSLITVRPADGVVGATLLPASPLPVGALDEALRGSTVVGSVISALNSSQLALTTKKELVKALQFELQSSKISTIGLTSQLDQGGNGVYTITGQAPSAQSARVLTNLTTQALLNWDENRALLSVQRALKVQRSQLAEIDQQLNAAGLPDLERQTLITTRALTQRNLAQTSILAQATTGSLSLVSPAIEPLNPIAPKPTRNAILASLLTLLLGLGIAALLTVTDRTIRSEEDLLTFGLPTLGMIPRLRKRDIVLMGIVRAARQAGLYEAIGFLRVNLLSNMDTHQGKCIMVSSTAPGEGKSSLTATLADGMASSGQRVLIIDADLRRGTQQDVWNKYQRQHEWQQLVGEGGARNLQEALRDPENVQVIEAEPNVYLLPAGPGLHDSLTLLNRSDLGEIFKRWGENYSIVLIDSPPLLALADGLVLGRHVDGVILVTEAGQTTLQAVKQVMRRTKEAKVPMMGFVLNKMTQSSREGYGYGQNYSYATRVTEGS comes from the coding sequence GTGAGTGACCGGTATAGAGAAAACCAACCCCTCGACACTGTTGAGAACGAAATTGAACTCGGCGTTTTATGGCGCGGTATTCGCCGCCGCTTGCCGATCATTCTCGCGCTGACTTTCCTTATCGGTCTTCTTACCTACTTTTGGTCACGGAGCCAGCCCCGCGTGTATGAAGCTTCATCAAGCCTGATTACCGTTCGGCCTGCTGACGGTGTAGTGGGAGCCACTTTGCTGCCAGCATCACCTTTACCAGTTGGAGCGCTTGACGAAGCATTACGGGGCTCAACGGTGGTTGGAAGTGTGATCAGCGCTCTCAATAGTAGCCAGCTTGCACTGACCACGAAAAAAGAGTTGGTCAAAGCATTGCAGTTCGAATTGCAGAGCAGCAAAATTTCAACGATTGGTCTGACTTCTCAACTCGATCAAGGTGGCAACGGTGTCTATACCATCACTGGTCAGGCTCCTAGCGCCCAATCCGCTCGGGTGCTGACAAACTTGACCACCCAAGCGCTGCTGAATTGGGATGAGAACCGTGCACTTTTGTCGGTACAACGTGCCCTCAAAGTGCAGCGTTCTCAGTTGGCTGAAATTGACCAGCAACTCAACGCAGCAGGTTTGCCTGATCTAGAAAGGCAGACGCTCATCACGACGCGTGCACTCACGCAGCGCAACTTGGCGCAGACCAGTATCTTGGCACAGGCCACAACTGGCTCGCTTTCGCTAGTTTCACCTGCCATCGAACCTCTTAATCCAATTGCGCCCAAGCCGACGCGTAATGCCATTTTGGCCAGTCTTCTAACGCTGTTGTTGGGTTTAGGGATTGCGGCGCTGCTGACCGTCACAGACCGAACTATTCGCAGCGAAGAGGATTTGCTAACGTTTGGTTTACCGACTTTAGGCATGATTCCCCGACTTCGGAAGCGCGATATTGTGTTGATGGGAATTGTTCGGGCTGCCAGACAAGCTGGGCTTTATGAGGCGATTGGCTTTCTGCGGGTCAATCTACTGTCAAATATGGATACTCACCAAGGCAAATGCATTATGGTGTCGTCCACGGCACCTGGGGAAGGAAAGAGCAGTTTGACAGCCACCCTCGCAGATGGAATGGCCTCGTCAGGTCAGCGGGTACTCATCATTGATGCGGATTTGAGACGCGGGACCCAGCAAGACGTTTGGAATAAATACCAACGTCAGCATGAGTGGCAGCAGTTGGTTGGTGAAGGTGGGGCACGCAATCTGCAAGAAGCACTGCGTGATCCGGAAAATGTACAAGTCATCGAAGCTGAGCCGAATGTGTATTTGCTTCCGGCTGGTCCTGGCCTACATGACAGTTTGACTTTGCTCAACCGCAGCGATCTGGGTGAAATTTTCAAGCGTTGGGGAGAAAATTACAGTATCGTTCTGATTGATAGTCCTCCATTACTAGCCCTTGCGGACGGTTTGGTATTAGGTAGACACGTTGATGGAGTTATCCTTGTTACTGAAGCTGGACAAACTACATTGCAAGCGGTAAAACAGGTGATGCGCCGTACTAAAGAAGCAAAAGTACCGATGATGGGCTTCGTTCTAAACAAAATGACTCAATCGAGCCGTGAGGGTTACGGTTATGGTCAGAACTACAGTTACGCTACTCGCGTTACTGAGGGAAGCTGA
- the wbaP gene encoding undecaprenyl-phosphate galactose phosphotransferase WbaP, with the protein MLALSDILSGVLCIGFTNLVLRFFGKVSINWETILIWLGVWLFWRFYQGLYPGYGKSPQTELRLHTVSTVQVLLVQLAAVLAFDRLAIGVGGVVIAWLLILLLALLVRYGVRSLLIRAGNFGRPVSIIGAGQTASLLIAHLQANPAYGLIPLAAYDDNPVLQGTLLHGVPIRGSIEQALTDPLTEQALISIPSARAETQQKLVNSVYAAFPVTWVVPDLFGIPNQGLLPHNIGSIATLEVRNNLRSRRSKMVKRTMDLLASVLGTLVISPILLAIAIAIKVDSPGPAVYRARRLGRDGKLFDCFKFRSMHRDAEAKLQEVLSTDPQLKAEFEATHKLKDDPRVTRVGNLLRKTSLDEFPQLFNVIVGEMSLVGPRPIVEAEVVKYGEIYTAYKQVRPGMTGYWQANGRSDTSYSERVGMDSFYVTNWTPWLDLVILIQTVRVVLMGKGAY; encoded by the coding sequence GTGCTGGCCTTAAGTGATATTTTGAGTGGTGTACTGTGCATTGGTTTTACTAATTTAGTATTGAGATTTTTTGGCAAGGTGAGTATCAACTGGGAGACAATCTTAATCTGGTTAGGTGTCTGGCTTTTCTGGCGCTTTTATCAAGGCCTTTATCCAGGTTATGGCAAATCGCCCCAAACGGAATTACGGCTCCATACGGTCAGTACGGTTCAGGTCTTGCTTGTTCAACTGGCAGCGGTGCTGGCTTTTGACCGGCTGGCCATTGGTGTGGGTGGAGTGGTAATTGCCTGGCTGCTGATTCTTCTGCTGGCCTTGCTGGTTCGTTACGGGGTGCGCTCACTCCTTATTCGGGCAGGCAACTTTGGACGGCCTGTCAGCATCATCGGTGCCGGTCAAACGGCAAGCCTTTTAATTGCTCACTTGCAAGCCAATCCTGCTTACGGGCTTATTCCCTTGGCGGCCTATGACGATAATCCGGTTTTGCAGGGAACGTTGTTGCATGGTGTTCCCATTCGGGGTTCAATCGAGCAAGCTTTAACTGATCCTCTTACCGAGCAGGCCTTGATTTCCATTCCCAGTGCTCGCGCAGAGACTCAGCAAAAGTTAGTTAATAGTGTTTACGCGGCGTTTCCTGTTACCTGGGTCGTCCCAGATCTGTTTGGCATTCCCAATCAGGGCCTCTTGCCACACAACATTGGAAGTATCGCTACTCTGGAGGTTCGCAATAATTTGCGGAGTCGGCGTTCTAAGATGGTGAAACGGACGATGGACTTGCTGGCCTCGGTGCTGGGTACACTTGTTATCTCCCCGATTCTGCTTGCGATTGCTATTGCGATTAAGGTAGACAGTCCCGGCCCCGCTGTTTACCGCGCCCGACGTCTGGGGCGTGACGGTAAGCTTTTTGATTGTTTCAAGTTTCGCAGTATGCACCGAGATGCGGAGGCTAAGTTACAAGAAGTTCTGTCTACTGATCCCCAGTTGAAAGCTGAGTTTGAAGCTACTCATAAGCTGAAAGATGATCCTAGAGTGACGCGGGTAGGAAACCTTCTGAGGAAGACCAGCTTGGACGAGTTTCCTCAGCTCTTTAATGTTATCGTGGGTGAGATGAGTTTGGTTGGGCCACGCCCTATTGTGGAAGCAGAAGTCGTCAAATATGGCGAAATATACACTGCATATAAGCAGGTGCGCCCAGGCATGACTGGCTACTGGCAAGCTAACGGCCGGAGCGACACAAGCTATAGCGAGCGTGTGGGCATGGACAGCTTCTATGTAACGAATTGGACACCTTGGCTAGATTTAGTGATTTTGATTCAAACAGTGAGGGTGGTACTTATGGGAAAGGGCGCATATTGA
- a CDS encoding oligosaccharide flippase family protein translates to MPKLLSYLSLYGAHGLKVFSFIILIPHFTSIFPKSVWGQILTVQALALWFQIIIEYGFNLSATRSISRVKADELAISSLVAGVMGAKIILSLIVIALSILSVLFLDSISGLGHLVFCATVFAIAQGFNPIWYFLARGKFTAYASIDFINRFLYLVACFFLIKHENQGQMIFIYGSLTALFANMYGYFVMNKQIGLKLPDLYSSLRALREGAGLFAFVGITSVYTTLNVVILGFSQSSSLVALYGTADRVVRAIGGVFEPLNRIAYANLSYLYHVDRQKAMILLRKSSLTLALFGLAVFIFGETFASALIKLFLPNYLEATVYVKILLFFIPVLILNNIYGLYIMLPNKMDRQFNVSFIVASILSFIAMVWLIPRYGATALAWITVATEGLACVFMVIQVSASGILTEKEV, encoded by the coding sequence ATGCCTAAGCTCTTAAGCTATCTGTCTCTTTATGGTGCTCATGGCCTAAAAGTATTCTCATTCATAATCTTGATCCCCCACTTTACATCTATCTTCCCAAAATCGGTTTGGGGCCAGATTTTAACTGTGCAAGCCTTGGCGTTGTGGTTCCAGATCATTATAGAGTATGGATTTAACCTGTCTGCGACCCGGAGTATATCGCGCGTCAAAGCTGACGAGCTGGCAATATCTTCACTAGTAGCAGGAGTTATGGGAGCGAAAATAATACTTTCGTTAATTGTCATTGCCCTATCTATTTTAAGCGTCTTATTTCTAGATAGCATTTCTGGCTTAGGTCACCTCGTTTTTTGCGCAACTGTTTTTGCTATTGCTCAAGGTTTTAATCCAATATGGTATTTCTTGGCCAGAGGTAAATTTACAGCTTATGCCTCGATAGACTTTATAAATAGGTTTCTTTATCTGGTAGCCTGTTTCTTCCTAATCAAGCATGAAAACCAAGGGCAAATGATATTTATCTACGGATCTTTGACTGCCTTATTTGCGAATATGTACGGATATTTTGTTATGAACAAACAAATTGGTCTCAAACTACCTGATTTATATAGCTCTCTAAGAGCTCTTAGGGAAGGAGCTGGGCTTTTCGCATTCGTGGGTATAACTAGTGTCTATACAACGCTCAATGTCGTAATTCTAGGTTTTTCGCAAAGCTCGTCGCTTGTCGCTTTATATGGTACTGCTGATAGAGTGGTTCGTGCGATTGGTGGAGTATTTGAGCCGCTGAATAGAATCGCCTACGCAAATTTATCTTATCTTTACCACGTAGACAGACAAAAAGCCATGATTTTATTGAGAAAATCCTCACTGACCTTGGCGCTTTTTGGTCTAGCTGTATTTATATTTGGTGAAACTTTTGCCTCCGCACTCATTAAACTATTTCTTCCAAATTATTTGGAGGCGACAGTTTATGTAAAAATCCTGCTTTTTTTCATACCTGTCCTGATACTCAATAACATATACGGACTTTATATTATGTTACCTAATAAGATGGATAGGCAATTCAATGTCTCGTTTATCGTGGCCAGCATTTTAAGTTTTATCGCCATGGTTTGGCTAATCCCCCGATATGGAGCCACTGCACTGGCTTGGATAACAGTCGCTACAGAAGGGCTAGCCTGTGTGTTTATGGTAATACAGGTTTCCGCTAGTGGAATTCTTACTGAAAAGGAAGTGTGA
- a CDS encoding DapH/DapD/GlmU-related protein, producing MTFIPRIEFGDNVTLNDNIHIGCARSVTIGNNVLMASNIFISDHNHGKYSGTNQDSPLTPPEHRDLDVSDVFIGNNVWIGESASILPGVIIGEGCIVGANSVVTKDIPKFCIVAGNPARILKYYDEKSRVWRRADDR from the coding sequence ATGACCTTTATACCCCGTATAGAGTTCGGCGATAACGTAACACTCAATGACAATATCCATATCGGCTGTGCTAGGTCAGTTACCATAGGCAATAATGTGCTCATGGCAAGCAATATCTTCATAAGTGATCACAATCATGGGAAATATTCGGGGACAAATCAAGACAGCCCCTTAACTCCTCCAGAGCACCGTGATCTAGATGTTAGTGATGTGTTTATCGGAAACAACGTGTGGATCGGTGAATCTGCGAGCATCCTTCCTGGAGTTATCATTGGAGAAGGCTGTATCGTCGGAGCAAACAGCGTCGTCACGAAAGATATTCCGAAATTCTGTATAGTGGCCGGAAATCCCGCCAGAATCCTGAAATACTATGACGAAAAGAGTAGAGTGTGGAGAAGAGCTGATGACCGTTAA